One window of Chamaesiphon minutus PCC 6605 genomic DNA carries:
- the pds gene encoding 15-cis-phytoene desaturase — translation MRVAIAGAGLAGLACAKYLSDAGHTPILFESRDVLGGLVAAWQDEDGDWYETGLHAFFGAYPNMLQLLKELGIEDRLQWKEHALIFNQPEKPGTYSYFSVPNIPAPFNVIASILKNNDMLTWEQKIKFALGLWPAVLRGRKYVEDMDKYSLLEWLRLQGIDDRVNSDIFIAASKALTFINPEDVSATIPLTAINKFLKERYGSKIAFLDGSPTERLCQPIVEHFQARGGEIRMERPLKQIMLNEDGTVKHFVMRGLNGKADEVVVADAYVSAMPVDVIKTLLPEPWREIDFFEKMQELEGVPVINLHLWFDRKLTDIDHLLFSRSDILSVYADMSVACKEYEDPDKSMLELIIAPAKDWIDKSDDEIVAATMTELERLFPQHLTGDNPAKLRKSKVVKTPRSVYTASPGRQACRPSQSTPIANFFLAGSYTMQEYLGSMEGAVLSGKLAAQEIANYQPVVAKPLATAM, via the coding sequence TTCTATTTGAGAGTCGGGATGTCTTGGGCGGTCTAGTTGCGGCTTGGCAGGATGAAGATGGCGACTGGTATGAAACTGGGCTTCATGCCTTTTTTGGGGCTTATCCGAACATGCTCCAGTTGCTTAAAGAGCTAGGCATTGAAGACCGCCTGCAATGGAAGGAACACGCGCTGATTTTCAATCAGCCGGAGAAGCCAGGGACATACTCATACTTCAGCGTGCCGAACATTCCTGCGCCGTTTAACGTGATTGCCTCGATTCTCAAAAATAACGATATGCTCACCTGGGAGCAAAAAATTAAGTTCGCGCTCGGTTTGTGGCCAGCAGTCTTGCGCGGACGGAAATATGTCGAGGACATGGACAAGTATAGTTTGTTGGAATGGCTGCGGTTGCAGGGTATCGACGATCGCGTCAATTCGGATATTTTCATCGCCGCATCCAAGGCTCTGACGTTTATCAATCCAGAAGATGTCTCGGCAACGATTCCGTTAACGGCAATTAATAAGTTCCTCAAGGAACGCTATGGCTCCAAAATCGCCTTTCTAGATGGGTCGCCGACCGAACGCTTATGTCAGCCTATCGTCGAGCATTTTCAAGCCCGTGGTGGCGAAATTCGGATGGAGCGACCGCTCAAACAAATCATGCTGAACGAAGATGGCACGGTGAAGCATTTTGTGATGCGGGGGCTAAATGGCAAGGCGGACGAAGTTGTCGTGGCTGATGCTTATGTATCGGCGATGCCTGTAGATGTTATCAAAACTCTGCTTCCCGAACCTTGGCGGGAAATCGACTTCTTTGAGAAAATGCAGGAGTTGGAGGGCGTGCCCGTAATTAACTTGCATCTGTGGTTCGATCGCAAGTTAACAGACATCGATCATCTGCTATTTTCGCGATCGGATATTCTCAGCGTCTATGCCGATATGAGCGTAGCGTGTAAGGAGTATGAAGATCCGGATAAATCGATGCTCGAACTGATTATTGCCCCAGCCAAAGATTGGATCGACAAATCTGATGACGAAATCGTCGCAGCCACGATGACCGAGCTAGAACGCTTGTTCCCCCAACATTTGACTGGCGATAACCCCGCTAAATTACGTAAATCAAAAGTAGTGAAGACACCCAGATCGGTTTATACTGCATCTCCAGGACGACAAGCTTGCCGACCGAGCCAATCTACGCCGATTGCCAATTTCTTTCTTGCTGGTAGCTATACGATGCAAGAGTATCTTGGCAGTATGGAAGGTGCAGTGCTTTCTGGTAAGCTGGCAGCACAGGAGATTGCGAATTATCAACCCGTAGTAGCAAAACCACTGGCTACTGCAATGTAG
- a CDS encoding GDP-L-fucose synthase family protein translates to MANLDLSNQRILVTGGAGFLGQQVISQLCDRGADPAKITVPRSADCDLRVLENCHQAVKNQDVIVHLAAHVGGIGLNQLKPAELFYDNLMMGTQLIHAAYQAGVGKFVCVGTICAYPKFTPVPFKEEDIWNGYPEETNAPYGVAKKALLVQLQSYRQQYGFNGIYLLPVNLYGPADNFKPESSHVIPALIRKVHEAQIAGDKQIPVWGDGSPSREFIYVDDAARGIAIATTSYDGADPVNLGTNYEITIKDLITLICKLMDYQGEIVWQTDKPNGQPRRCLDTQKAQEYFGFTAQVDIERGLQNTIDWYRTHGE, encoded by the coding sequence ATGGCAAATCTAGATTTATCTAACCAGCGAATACTCGTTACTGGCGGTGCGGGATTTCTCGGCCAACAAGTCATCAGCCAACTGTGCGATCGAGGAGCCGATCCTGCCAAAATTACCGTCCCCAGATCCGCAGATTGCGACTTGCGGGTACTCGAAAACTGTCATCAAGCAGTCAAAAACCAAGACGTCATCGTTCACCTTGCCGCACACGTTGGTGGGATTGGCTTAAATCAACTCAAACCAGCCGAGTTATTTTACGATAATCTGATGATGGGTACCCAATTAATCCATGCAGCTTATCAAGCCGGAGTCGGCAAATTTGTCTGCGTGGGGACGATTTGTGCCTATCCTAAATTCACACCCGTACCATTTAAAGAAGAAGATATCTGGAATGGTTATCCAGAAGAAACAAACGCCCCTTATGGTGTAGCTAAAAAAGCTTTATTAGTACAGTTACAATCCTATCGCCAGCAATATGGATTTAATGGTATCTATCTTTTGCCCGTAAATTTATATGGGCCAGCCGATAATTTCAAACCCGAAAGTTCCCATGTAATCCCTGCCTTAATTCGCAAGGTTCACGAAGCTCAAATCGCTGGCGATAAGCAAATTCCTGTCTGGGGCGACGGTAGTCCCAGTCGCGAGTTTATCTACGTAGATGATGCAGCCAGAGGCATCGCGATCGCTACTACCAGCTACGACGGTGCCGACCCAGTAAACCTCGGTACTAACTATGAAATTACCATTAAAGACTTAATTACTTTAATTTGTAAACTCATGGACTACCAAGGCGAAATCGTCTGGCAAACCGATAAACCCAACGGTCAACCGCGCCGTTGTTTGGACACTCAAAAAGCTCAAGAATATTTTGGCTTTACCGCCCAAGTCGATATCGAACGTGGCCTGCAAAATACGATCGATTGGTACCGCACTCACGGAGAATAA
- a CDS encoding sugar transferase produces MTATSKSVSNITAQSLAQKQVFHHYSDLTKRLFDIIFSLLVLLLCAPIYLVLAIAIACTSSGSIFYVQERVGRNHRRFGCIKFRTMIPNADRLLHEMMAQSEDLRQEFSENFKLKEDPRITKIGKFLRTTNLDEFPQFINVLKGEMSIVGPRPLVPEEIERYGTHIDRILTIRPGITGLWQVSGRNDIPYAQRIRIDVSYVKRRNFWLDLRIVLKTVRLTVIPKNNGAY; encoded by the coding sequence ATGACCGCAACTAGCAAGTCTGTATCGAATATAACAGCTCAGTCTTTAGCCCAAAAGCAAGTATTTCATCATTACAGCGATCTGACCAAACGGCTATTTGATATTATCTTCTCTCTACTAGTACTGTTATTATGCGCCCCAATTTATCTAGTGTTAGCGATCGCGATCGCTTGTACTTCATCAGGCTCGATCTTTTACGTCCAAGAACGAGTCGGTAGAAATCACCGCCGATTTGGATGTATTAAATTCCGCACGATGATCCCCAATGCCGATCGATTACTCCACGAAATGATGGCACAATCCGAAGATCTGCGTCAGGAATTTTCTGAAAATTTTAAGCTCAAAGAAGACCCACGCATTACAAAAATTGGTAAATTTCTCCGCACGACCAATTTAGATGAATTTCCGCAATTTATTAATGTCCTTAAGGGCGAAATGAGTATCGTCGGGCCGCGTCCATTGGTACCCGAAGAAATCGAACGGTACGGTACGCATATCGATCGAATCTTAACGATTAGGCCAGGAATAACCGGACTGTGGCAGGTTTCTGGGCGCAATGATATCCCCTACGCCCAGCGGATTCGCATTGATGTCAGCTATGTCAAACGGCGTAATTTTTGGCTGGATCTGCGGATCGTATTGAAAACTGTGCGCTTAACGGTAATACCTAAAAATAATGGGGCATATTAA
- a CDS encoding phytoene synthase, whose amino-acid sequence MLQLEKSLPIVTMLTSTEESYELCRQITAQYGKTFYLATLLMSVPKRRAIWAIYAWCRNTDELVDGADADETTPATLDRWEAQLERMFRGTPTDECDVALVDTIARFSDLEIQPFRDMITGQRMDLRKNRYNSFEELSLYCYRVAGTVGLMSNAIVGVDESQFTAPWNGLNIQIPTEQAVALGIGKQLTNILRDVGEDAERGRIYLPLDEMALFNYTEQDLMNRVVNDNWRALMQFQIQRARKYYQQAESGIGRLSPDVRWPVWAALLLYQQILDSIERNDYDVFNRRAYVSTPKKLWCLPGSFIRAQVK is encoded by the coding sequence ATGCTGCAACTGGAAAAGTCCCTACCGATCGTGACAATGCTAACATCGACCGAGGAATCGTATGAACTCTGTCGCCAAATAACTGCCCAATACGGCAAAACCTTTTATTTGGCGACACTATTGATGTCAGTCCCCAAGCGGCGGGCGATTTGGGCAATCTATGCCTGGTGTCGCAATACCGACGAGCTGGTGGATGGGGCAGACGCTGATGAGACAACACCCGCCACCCTCGATCGCTGGGAAGCTCAGTTAGAGCGAATGTTTAGGGGTACTCCCACAGATGAGTGTGATGTCGCGTTAGTCGATACGATCGCCAGATTTTCAGATTTGGAAATTCAACCGTTTCGAGATATGATTACTGGACAACGGATGGATTTACGCAAGAATCGCTACAATAGTTTTGAAGAATTATCTCTATATTGTTATCGGGTTGCTGGTACGGTCGGACTGATGTCTAATGCGATCGTGGGTGTCGATGAAAGCCAATTTACGGCACCTTGGAACGGTCTAAATATTCAAATACCCACCGAGCAAGCTGTAGCTTTGGGGATTGGCAAACAATTGACGAATATTCTCCGCGATGTGGGTGAAGATGCCGAGCGGGGACGGATTTATTTGCCATTAGATGAGATGGCTTTATTTAACTATACCGAGCAAGATTTGATGAATCGGGTGGTTAATGATAACTGGCGCGCCCTAATGCAGTTTCAGATCCAACGCGCGCGGAAGTATTATCAACAAGCCGAAAGTGGCATCGGTCGGCTCAGTCCCGACGTGCGCTGGCCAGTATGGGCGGCTTTATTGCTGTATCAACAGATTTTAGACTCGATCGAGCGCAATGATTACGATGTTTTCAATCGGCGGGCTTATGTGAGTACGCCTAAAAAATTATGGTGTTTGCCCGGTTCGTTTATTCGAGCGCAGGTTAAATAA
- a CDS encoding methyltransferase domain-containing protein has protein sequence MNLLLSLLGLLLIVLSLAIALYLMTARPYQSANSVATAYDEWTEDGILEFYWGEHIHLGYYGAPPQRRDFLQAKADFVHEMVRWGGLDKLPAGTTVLDVGCGIGGSSRILGRDYGFAVTGITISPGQVQRAQSLTPPELNVKFQVDDAMALSFPDASFDVVWSIEAGPHMPDKAVFAQELMRVLKPGGVLVVADWNQRDVRATSQNGNRQVPLNGWEKPVMQQLLDQWSHPAFSSIEGFAELLAGTGFVAGQVTTADWTEQTLPSWLDSIWQGIARPKGLVSFGVAGFIKSLREVPTILLMRLAFGAGLCRFGMFRAVRAEGGSEPAAISTARSIPLGQI, from the coding sequence ATGAATTTATTATTATCGCTCTTGGGATTGCTACTAATAGTGTTATCGCTCGCGATCGCACTATATCTGATGACGGCGCGTCCTTATCAATCTGCCAATTCTGTTGCCACTGCTTACGATGAGTGGACGGAAGATGGAATTTTGGAGTTTTATTGGGGCGAACACATTCACTTAGGTTATTACGGTGCGCCACCACAGCGGCGAGATTTTCTCCAAGCTAAAGCTGATTTCGTCCATGAAATGGTGCGATGGGGCGGTTTGGATAAGTTGCCTGCTGGTACTACCGTTCTGGATGTGGGTTGTGGGATTGGTGGTAGCAGCCGGATTTTGGGTCGAGATTATGGTTTTGCTGTGACGGGGATTACGATCAGTCCCGGACAAGTTCAGCGCGCTCAGTCTCTGACGCCGCCAGAACTCAATGTCAAATTTCAAGTCGATGATGCGATGGCTTTATCGTTTCCCGATGCGAGTTTTGATGTGGTATGGTCGATCGAGGCTGGCCCGCACATGCCGGATAAAGCTGTGTTTGCCCAAGAGCTAATGCGGGTACTCAAGCCTGGTGGGGTGCTGGTTGTGGCGGATTGGAACCAACGCGACGTTCGTGCAACGTCCCAGAATGGGAATCGTCAAGTTCCGCTCAATGGTTGGGAAAAACCCGTGATGCAGCAATTGCTCGATCAGTGGTCGCATCCAGCGTTTTCTAGTATTGAGGGCTTTGCCGAGCTATTGGCGGGTACAGGCTTTGTAGCTGGGCAGGTAACCACCGCAGATTGGACGGAACAAACTCTACCTTCTTGGTTGGACTCGATCTGGCAGGGGATCGCTCGTCCGAAGGGATTGGTGAGTTTTGGGGTGGCTGGATTCATCAAATCTTTGCGGGAGGTGCCGACGATTTTATTGATGCGGTTGGCCTTTGGAGCGGGATTATGTCGATTTGGGATGTTTCGGGCGGTACGGGCTGAAGGTGGCAGCGAACCTGCGGCAATCTCGACGGCTCGATCGATCCCGCTGGGTCAAATTTAG
- the gmd gene encoding GDP-mannose 4,6-dehydratase, translated as MTETKRALITGITGQDGSYLAELLLAKGYEVHGIIRRTSTFNTDRIEHLYQDPHTPGAKLFLHYGDLADGVTLRRLLELTCPHEVYNLGAQSHVRVSFDAPEYTVDTVAMGALRLLEAIRDYEQRTKLQVRYYQAGSSEMYGLVQEVPQSETTPFYPRSPYACGKLFAHWQTVNYRESYNIFGCNGILFNHESPRRGETFVTRKITRAIARIMAKQQDKLFLGNLEAKRDWGYAKDYVVAMWLMLQQETPDDYVIATGETHAIHEFLTIAFDYVNLDWKNYVEFDARYLRPAEVELLIGNPTKAQTKLGWKPTVTFTELVHLMVDTDLHALGIKSPNYQGEETLPDIAIVRQALATMHD; from the coding sequence ATGACAGAAACAAAACGTGCATTAATAACTGGGATTACCGGACAGGATGGATCGTATTTAGCCGAACTGCTGCTTGCCAAGGGCTACGAAGTTCATGGCATTATTCGGCGGACATCGACTTTTAATACCGATCGCATCGAACACTTGTATCAAGATCCGCACACCCCTGGAGCCAAACTTTTTCTCCACTACGGTGACTTAGCCGATGGTGTAACCCTGCGACGCCTCTTAGAACTCACTTGTCCTCACGAAGTATACAATCTCGGCGCGCAATCTCACGTCCGAGTCAGCTTCGACGCACCTGAATATACCGTCGATACAGTTGCGATGGGAGCACTGCGCTTACTCGAAGCTATTCGTGATTACGAGCAACGCACCAAGCTGCAAGTCCGCTACTATCAAGCTGGTTCGTCCGAAATGTATGGCTTGGTGCAAGAAGTACCCCAGTCCGAAACTACACCCTTCTACCCTCGCAGTCCCTACGCTTGCGGCAAACTGTTCGCCCATTGGCAAACCGTCAACTATCGCGAATCTTATAATATCTTCGGCTGTAACGGCATTTTATTCAATCACGAATCCCCACGGCGCGGCGAAACCTTCGTTACTCGCAAAATTACGCGCGCGATCGCCAGGATTATGGCCAAACAGCAAGATAAACTCTTTCTAGGCAATCTCGAAGCCAAACGCGATTGGGGCTACGCCAAAGATTATGTAGTTGCCATGTGGCTGATGCTACAACAAGAAACCCCCGATGATTATGTAATTGCCACGGGTGAAACTCACGCGATCCATGAATTTCTGACAATTGCTTTCGATTACGTCAATCTCGATTGGAAAAACTACGTCGAATTTGATGCCCGTTATCTGCGTCCAGCAGAAGTAGAATTACTCATCGGCAATCCTACCAAAGCCCAGACAAAGCTCGGCTGGAAACCGACGGTGACATTTACAGAACTAGTTCATCTAATGGTCGATACCGATCTCCATGCCCTCGGCATCAAATCGCCCAATTATCAAGGTGAAGAAACGTTACCAGATATAGCGATCGTCCGCCAAGCATTAGCCACTATGCATGATTAA
- a CDS encoding fatty acid desaturase, with amino-acid sequence MGTPIQKSDFVLTPYMKSDDLQATYQILNTVVPYVCLWLLAVKVAAISIWLLPPIIVLMTLFSLRCFSLMHDCGHYSLFSSKRVNRSIGFLLGIINAIPQYPWSRDHAYHHKTNGNWERYRGVADFLSTEEFSQLNDKDRRTYAFIRQPIMAIPGGFFYLAIAPRLALILGIYDLLRHIVTCWQQDRKMSLAAIISTHKSKHWQSTTEFWDLLLNNVCVISIWIGLSYLWGASFFLSVYSIVLTCSAVVFICVFFVQHIFEDSTAHKTASWDYLQGAIEGSSYLDLPPILKWFTASIGYHNIHHLSERIPNYHLEACHQQNSHLLTNVKTLRIGDMLDCAKFILWDADSNSLVSIESFLQSTRLNSAVELSPPAIAMTIK; translated from the coding sequence ATGGGAACCCCGATTCAAAAGTCTGACTTTGTGCTAACACCCTACATGAAGAGCGACGATCTACAAGCAACTTATCAAATTTTAAATACCGTCGTTCCTTACGTATGTTTATGGTTATTAGCAGTTAAAGTGGCTGCAATTTCTATTTGGTTACTACCACCGATTATCGTGCTAATGACTTTATTTTCATTACGATGTTTTTCGCTGATGCATGATTGCGGACACTATTCGCTGTTCAGTTCCAAACGGGTGAATCGATCGATTGGATTTTTGCTAGGTATTATTAATGCAATTCCTCAGTATCCCTGGTCGCGAGATCATGCCTACCATCACAAAACTAATGGAAATTGGGAACGCTATCGCGGTGTCGCTGATTTTCTCTCAACTGAGGAGTTTTCCCAGCTCAACGATAAAGACCGCCGCACTTATGCCTTCATCCGACAGCCGATTATGGCAATTCCTGGCGGATTTTTCTATCTAGCGATCGCACCACGACTCGCACTAATTTTGGGTATCTACGATTTGCTCCGTCATATAGTTACCTGCTGGCAGCAAGATCGGAAGATGAGTTTAGCCGCAATAATTTCTACTCACAAATCTAAGCATTGGCAATCGACTACTGAATTTTGGGATTTGCTGTTAAATAATGTTTGTGTAATTAGTATTTGGATTGGCTTGAGCTATTTGTGGGGGGCTAGCTTCTTTTTAAGCGTGTATTCGATCGTGTTAACTTGTTCGGCGGTAGTATTTATCTGCGTCTTCTTCGTTCAGCATATCTTTGAAGACTCTACCGCTCATAAGACTGCTAGCTGGGACTATTTGCAAGGTGCGATCGAGGGCAGCAGCTATTTAGATTTGCCACCAATATTAAAATGGTTTACTGCTAGCATCGGCTATCACAATATTCATCATCTATCCGAACGCATTCCTAATTATCATCTCGAAGCTTGCCATCAGCAAAACAGTCACCTACTAACCAATGTCAAAACCCTCCGCATTGGCGATATGCTCGACTGTGCTAAGTTTATTTTGTGGGATGCCGACTCCAATAGCCTTGTCTCGATCGAGTCATTTTTACAAAGCACCCGTTTAAATTCAGCGGTAGAATTGTCACCCCCAGCGATTGCGATGACGATAAAATAA